Within Microcebus murinus isolate Inina chromosome 8, M.murinus_Inina_mat1.0, whole genome shotgun sequence, the genomic segment tctaggTTGTCTAATTTGTtgatatataattattcataCTAATCTCTtatgatcttttttatttcatggcATGAATGGTAgtgtctttcttttctgattcttttttcccttttttttcttagtcttggCAAGGGTTTATCgatttttgttcctcttttcaaagaaaaatccaactcttagttttgtccattttttttttctattgtatttcatttatttctactgtaatctttattatttgtgtttagtttgttcttcttgttctagttccttgaggtgtatagttaggttgttgatttgaattttgtttgttttttatgtagGCCTTTACCACTATAAACTatcctcttagcactgcttttgctacatctgtaagttttggtatgttctgttttcattttctaatttccctgtgatttctttgacccattggttgttcaagagtgttgtttaattttcacatatttgtgaattttccagttttcctttactgttgatttctagtttcattctattGTGGCCAGAAaaaatacatgatatgatttcaatcttagATTTTTGTTAAGACCTTTTTGGTGGCTTAACATGTGCCCtatcctagagaatgttccattTGTGCTCGAGAATGTGTATTATGCTCTGTTGGTTGGAgtattctgtatatgtctgttagatccaGTTGGTCTATAATGTTGTTCAGGTCCTCTGTTTTCATTCACCTTCTGTCTGGTTGATCATTATTGATTGTGTGGTATTGAAATCtcctattattaatactattgtgTTACTGTCTATGCCTCTTCAATTCTGTCCACATTTGCTTCATGTAATTGGGCATGTTTGGTCCATGTTTCTTTGTGATTGTTACAGCTTTCTGGTGAACTAACtaatttatcattatgtaatgcctttctttgtctcttttggtagtttttgacttaaagtctagtCTGATAGAAGTATGGAcatctctgctttcttttggttgccacttatataaaatatctttttccatatttttattttcagcctaTGTATGTCCTCTTATGTCTAAAGTGAGACTCTTAAAGATAGCATGTGGttggagttttttggttttgttttgtttttctcatctacTTTAAGTCTTTTGATTGGGAAAGTCAATCCATTTTACATTCAAAGTGATTACTGATAGGGAAAGACTTAGTAttgtcattttgttatttgttttttgtatgtCTTGTAGTTGAtttgttcctcttttttcctctcttgctgcCTTCCTCtgtttttgattgatttttttgtctactgacatattttcatttttaaaaataattttgtacagcttctataggtattttttatataattatcatGAGGATTACATAAAACATCATACAGTTCTAACAGTCTAAAAACTTATAACTTAATTTCAGTCATACTAAAACTATTTCCCCATACCAGCACTTTGTTATGAatgtcaaaattatatttttaaaatattttgtaaggatTAATAATAaggttttatagttattttttaagtgtgtttGTCTTTTAAGTTGTATACCAGAATTAAAAATGATCTGCACACCATTGCTATAGTGTTATAGGATTCTGTGtttgtctatatatttacctttacctaagttttatatttttgtatactttCTTGTTGTCTGTCATCCTTTTGTTTCAACTTAAAGGACTCCCTTTAGCACTTCTTGTAAGGCAGGTTGAGTTGTGATGAActctctcagtttttatttatctgggaagctctttgtctttcatttttgaaggacattTTGCCAGATAATATTGCTCTTGTTTGGCAGTTTTTTCTCTCAGCCCTTTGACTATATTATCCCATTCTTTTCTGACCTGTaatgtttctgctgagaaatccattAATCTTACAGGATCTCCTTTTACATTACtagttgtttttctcttgctttcaAGATTCACTTTGTTTTTGACATTTGACAGTTTAGTTTTTGTCTCAGTGTGGGTATCTTTGAGTTCATCACAGTTGGAGTTCTTCCAGCTTCTTGAATTTGAATGTCCATTTCCTTTATCAGATTTGGGAAGTTTTgggcatttatttctttaaataagctctCTGCCTTTTTCTCTAACTTCCTTCTTAAACTCCTGTAATGTGTATGTTGATCCACTTGATTATGTCCCATAAGTCTTTTATactttcttcaattttctttatcCTATTCTGTTTATGTTCCTCTGCTGCAGTTAATTTCAAATGACCAAATAATCTGTCTTTGAGTTTGCTGGTTCTCTGTTCTGCTTGATCACATCTGCTCTTGAACCTCTCTAATGAAGTTTCcaattcacttattttattcttcagctTTAGAAATGCTATtggatctctctttttttttttttttttttttttaggatatggtcttatttattatttaactcaaaaaatcttatttttggctCGACTCAGACTTAGAAGTAGATGCTCTCAGAGAGGACAGCCTACGTCTCTTGGCAATCTGTTCCTGGTGCTTTTCTTTGGCCTCCTTCATTCTCTTAGCCAAAAGTTTAGCAtattctgcagcctcttccttatttttcttagcgTGCTGCTTCTTCAGAGCAATACGCCGGCGTTTATGTTGCAGGACACGTGGAGTTACAAGTCGCTGAATCTTGGGTGCTTTGGTCCTAGGtttcttaccttctttatttAAGGGCTTCCTCACAACCTCCTGGCGAACATCATCTTCTTTAGACAGATTGAAGAGTTTGCGGATTCTGCTAGCTCTTTTGGGCCCCAGACGACGAGGTACTGTAGTATCAGTCAGTCCAGGGATATCCTTCTCCCCTTTTTTTACAATAACCAAGTTGAGAACACTCAGGTTGGCATCCACAATACAACCACGAACAGATTTGCACTTTCTTTCTCTAGTTCTCCTTGGTTTGTAACAGGAATGCCCCTTACTCAGTAGCAGGCGAACACAGCCATGGGTCAAGACACCCTGCTTCATGGGGAAACCTTGCTTGTCGTTCTCACCACTGATTCGGACCACATAACCCTTCCATTCTTCACCCAGAGCGTCGGCAGCAACTTCCGTGGCCATACGCTTCTCATAGAAAGTACGAAGTTTGTGTTCATCGTCCACTTCAATGAGTTTCTGGCAGCCAGTGGCTGGGAAGGAGATATTCAGCTTCATCGTGAAGCAGCTGATTGCCTCCGAGGCGCCACAAAAAGAGCTATTggatctctttaaaaataatttctttttgtttattgtcaTCTTACACATgcattgttttcctgatttcatctACTTGTCTATTGGTGTTCTCTTGTGGTGCCTTGGTCTTCTTTAAGAcaattattttgcattctttgtTAGATAATTCATGCATTGCTGTTTCTTTAGGGTTATTTTatggagatttattttcttcctttattggACCATGTTTCCCTGcttctttgtgtgttttcttatttttggctATGATTTGTACACTTAAAATCAAGTACTTCTCCCAGTCTTTACAAACTGGTTTTGTAGGAGGGAACACCTTCACCAATCAGCCCGCTAGAGATTCTGAGGACCTCTCAAATTTTTTCTGGAGATGCATCTTCTTTGTACATGTGTGTGATTTCCTGATTAGAgagatttgctttctttttcaggTGCTTGTAATCTTACTTCCTTTGGTATCTGTTTTGTGGTACTGCAGGTTCTCTGTTGCTGCAACAAGCTACTGAGCTCTTTCATTCTCTGTAGCTCCCAGATATCCAAAGTATGTTGTGTGTGAGTCAGTACTCAAAGTCAGGCAAGGCAGAATCAGTCCCTTGGGCACTCCACCAGATGGTGGGAATGTTGGGTGCATGTTCCACTCATCCATTTCCTTCCAAAAGGAGAAGCCTGTTAACTGGACATTCTTTCCTCATCATACCAAGTTGTACCAGCTTTTGTCTGCAGTGCTTCAAAAAGCTGCTGAGCTCTCAAAAGTTCTTGGTGGACCCCAGGTATCCAAAGTGTATCAGTCCTTCAGGCAGACCCCCTAAACACAGAATGTGTATTTGACATACATTCCACTCTTCTCCTGAAGGAGAAGCCACGAGTTGTGCTTTTGTTCCCAATTGTGCCAGTGTGTGCTGGCTTAGTGGAAAGACTACCATGATTGAAATGGCTTTTCTTACCCATTTCAATATGACTGAGCTTGCCTGGAATACTACAACTTCTGAACTTGTTTCTGGATTTCTTAAGGCTTTTTGGACTATATATTCTGAAGTCAGTGTGCATGTGAGGAGATGAGGTCTGAGGCTTACTATGCCTCCATCTTGCTCTCTGATGGGCTTCTttggtgtatattttatattgtcttttattgCCAGGTTTTCTTggaatatagttttaaatatttgttgtgttgcattgttttgttttctttagggATTCCAATTATATGAATGTCATTCCTTCCTTGCCTATTTTGCATTCTGCCTACCACCTTTTTTCCTActcattttacttctctttttatctcattttcattcAGCTGGTTATTTGACCCACTTAATGCAGCACActtactgggattttttttttagtattttttcatcACACTTCTAATAATTTTAGTCATCATCTTTgaggtaattttttcttttccttttctgagttTTCACATTTCTGagtctcctcccccacccccgtgttcttatttttttagtttatgaTTCAAGGTGATATTTTTTATATCCTCAGATGCTGCTTTTGAGTATATTTAAGTTTGGAGCATTTTTCTTGAAGTTTTCTTCTCTCACTAGCCCCAGAATGAGGGGAGTTCATCAGCAGAGATATAGTTGAATCTTatcttctgctttttaaataattgaatacatttattacattttcttctgtCTATTTTTGTAGATTTGGGGTGGTTCACAACTGTCCTAGTTCAGTGGCATCTGTCTGTGTAGAATGATTGGCTTTTGAGGAATAGACAAGAAAGGACTTTTCTCATTCTAGttctttctaacatttttaaatcttggtTTTCTGTGGGACAAATGTGCTCAGTTTTTACCCTTTCcacttttccttttgattttagtTTCCCAGAATTTTATTGCACTCTCCTTGTGCTGATGGCTCCTGATTTCTTTCTTGTCATTGTGAGTGTGTAAGTATTTTAGTCCTTTACTGTGAAGTTTAATAGGGAGGTGGTATTTGATATAGACATTCAGTCAGCTATCTTTAGTTGGAAGTTTTGCATGTGAGCTCTTTAAATACCAGAGAATGGTCTTTGTGTATGTAGCCTAACTCAACGGACAAATTCTGAAAGCATAAGTTTGGTAAAATGGAAACAAGCCAGACAAGTCAGGAATCAAATTTCAGCCTCGTTGATTTCTACCAGTGTGACCAGAGAACCTTAGTTTACTCATttgcaaaagaaaacacaaatttttcTTGGTACTCATTGTATATGACTAAAAGATGTAAACCTATTCATTTAGGTTTTTTCCCTTACTCTGCTTTAATGATTTACCATATAATTTCCTGTTTCACtagcaaaaatataaagtaaagaGAATGTATAATGTCTTTAatgaaaacatgcaaaaaatGTCTAGGTGTAATAACAGTAggttttaaaaggatattttggAATGTCAAAGTAGCCGTAAgaagtaattttgtttttcataggtcactgcaacgtCAAAACTcttggggtcaagtgatcctcctgcttcagcctcccaagcagctgggactacaggtcacgccaccacacttggctaatttttctgttttttgtagagacagggtcttgctatgttgcttaggctggtcttaaactgctgggcacaagcaatccctctacctcagcctcccaaattgttaagattacaggtgtgagccaccatgcctagccaaaaatgtattatttttaaaactttttttttgagacagagtctcactgtgttgccagggttagagtgcagtgacatcatcacagttcacttgcaatgtcaaattcctgggctcaagggatcctcccttcttggcctcccaaagtactgggattacaggtgtgagccaccacatccagcctttataacattttaaaaatttacaatgaTAATACAGATTTACTACAGAAAATTCAGAAGATAAAAAAGGGCACACAGAAGGCAAATAATGATCACCTATATAGTTAGCATTTTATGGTATATTCTATTCTTCCAGGCTCTTTTCtctacatacatatgtatttatattcatgttattttattttatacttaatatcTAAACATGTTTTTCAGGTAAGTAGAGCTCTTCATGATGTATTTTTACTGTTATTGAAGAGTTCAATATTATGTGTATAGCATAATTTATATAAGTAATCCTCTATTTTATTGACAGTTTaggctctcttttttttttggtggggtggAGTCTTATAAACAATACcatgatgaacatttttatgtcatcattgttgcccatttgttttctttgggtGGGAATACCATAAGTAGAGTGTGTGGATCAAAgggatacatttttaaaggaaagaaaatcaattactgaatgatttttagttatttttaacaaCCAAGTGACTCACCAAAGTATAATGCAGCATGTAACAAGGAATTTACATTACCCTTGCCTAACCCTCTCCCTAGAAAAGAGGGGTACCTACCTCTGGTACCTACCTCTAGGATTCTGTATGTTTCCAACTGGTTATCATTATTATATGAATCACAGTCCTCAAGAAACCCTatcattgtgttttcttcttcctatttggGGGATTGAAAGACTGTCTCATAATCTGGTGAAGAGGAAATGATAggtgaaatttattttagagCTAAATTTGGTCAGTAAGTTATAATGGGGGAGGATATCATGGTCTGGCTCTTTAATCTctggctgtaggtttgtcattGGCCTGCTTTGTTAATGAGAGGAGAGTCATCTAtgatctgtttttaaattttctcatttataaaattaatattaaacccTCATctattaaagatataatttagATATATAGACAGTACCTAAAAATGTTTCATACTTGGGGGAAAGTAAAATACATATCAAAAGAAtctcttcaaataaaaaatatgctgcCAGTTAGCTCAGTTTCTTCTTGTTATTCATGTCTATAGATCAGCATTACAAGAATCTTTACTTTTACAAACACTCTTCTCTTGTAAGGGTGGAATCATCAAAGAACCCGGGAATCAGAGTCCTTAAATTGGATTCTCATTTAATTATACACTAACTAAAAGCAAATCACTTGTTTCTTGAGTCTCATTTACAAAACGGGATAAATATCTACCCGTGTGTCCTAAGATTGTGATGCGCTAATAAACACGTGGTTGTTGATGT encodes:
- the LOC105857639 gene encoding small ribosomal subunit protein eS6-like is translated as MKLNISFPATGCQKLIEVDDEHKLRTFYEKRMATEVAADALGEEWKGYVVRISGENDKQGFPMKQGVLTHGCVRLLLSKGHSCYKPRRTRERKCKSVRGCIVDANLSVLNLVIVKKGEKDIPGLTDTTVPRRLGPKRASRIRKLFNLSKEDDVRQEVVRKPLNKEGKKPRTKAPKIQRLVTPRVLQHKRRRIALKKQHAKKNKEEAAEYAKLLAKRMKEAKEKHQEQIAKRRRLSSLRASTSKSESSQK